In the genome of Globicephala melas chromosome 3, mGloMel1.2, whole genome shotgun sequence, one region contains:
- the LOC115865552 gene encoding LOW QUALITY PROTEIN: olfactory receptor 1f45-like (The sequence of the model RefSeq protein was modified relative to this genomic sequence to represent the inferred CDS: inserted 1 base in 1 codon) gives MAVEGANLTLVSEFLFLGFSEDPKQQQLVFILFPSMYLVTELGNLLIILAIAIDVQLXMYLFLANLDFVDICYTSTTICKMLANHMPGHKGIPYAGCLTQTFCFTLFAGIGSFLLTAMAYDRHVAICHPLHYATSVIPQLCSLLVAASWTATFGNALTYTILLTRLSFCIHNQVPHFFCDLSRLLKLACSDTFLNNAMVYTVGALPIITPFMGILVSYTHTFAAALRIPSTRGKRKAFSTCGSHLSVVSLFYGTLIRVYFSPMSSRMAQKDTTAAVMYTVVTPMLNPFIYSLRNNDMKGALGALISRRPVFIW, from the exons ATGGCCGTTGAAGGGGCAAATCTCACCCTGGTCTCTGAGTTCCTGTTCCTGGGCTTCTCGGAGGACCCCAAGCAACAGCAGCTGGTGTTCATACTCTTCCCGAGCATGTACCTGGTCACAGAACTGGGGAACCTGCTCATTATCCTGGCCATCGCCATCGACGTCCAGC CCATGTACCTCTTCCTGGCCAACCTGGACTTTGTGGACATTTGCTACACCTCCACCACCATCTGCAAGATGCTGGCCAATCACATGCCAGGACACAAAGGGATTCCTTATGCTGGCTGCCTGACCCAGACGTTCTGCTTCACGTTGTTCGCCGGCATCGGCAGCTTCCTGCTGACCGCCATGGCCTACGACCGCCATGTGGCCATCTGTCACCCTCTGCACTATGCCACGTCTGTGATACCACAGCTCTGTAGCCTCCTGGTGGCAGCATCCTGGACTGCAACCTTTGGGAATGCCTTGACCTACACGATATTACTGACCCGCCTCTCATTCTGCATCCACAACCAGGTCCCCCATTTCTTCTGTGACCTCAGCCGTCTGCTGAAGCTCGCATGCTCTGACACCTTTCTCAACAATGCAATGGTGTACACCGTGGGCGCCCTGCCCATCATCACCCCCTTTATGGGCATCTTGGTATCCTACACGCACACCTTTGCTGCTGCGTTGAGGATCCCGTCCACCAGAGGCAAGCGGAAGGCCTTCTCCACCTGTGGCTCTCACCTCTCTGTGGTGTCCCTGTTCTATGGCACACTCATCAGGGTTTATTTCAGCCCCATGTCCTCCCGCATGGCCCAGAAGGACACAACCGCTGCAGTGATGTACACCGTGGTCACTCCCATGCTGAACCCCTTCATCTACAGTCTACGCAACAATGACATGAAGGGCGCCTTGGGGGCCCTCATCAGCAGGAGACCAGTTTTTATTTGGTGA